One window of Hydractinia symbiolongicarpus strain clone_291-10 chromosome 3, HSymV2.1, whole genome shotgun sequence genomic DNA carries:
- the LOC130635815 gene encoding uncharacterized protein LOC130635815 isoform X1 — MLIQNFNHLGNSRNEARWRTVLKKRVMISKHYNSMDRMIPLDNYISTHYSGFYQKEQKTRTMISRKRSVNGISSDLTTRNCSNESCSQEKKRKSKMRKVTTYKLISSEVLGKHGSFYVPGCVTNFKSSGELKVTFDNDDLVPYVFDLSCSNEDVILNSAPNRSAVSVGNSVCVKIEKEEDIFVKSVVLEIKDRPLKYKVKILNPNGNITEEKWVTRSDLRSFELPIVKEKDVTDYDDEETDSAVSETEMDLEVDEVFTTLTNRIGSQPSSSRSSTPQSRGSRSSRATTPHMYKKGEIVIASDGFRKKFNGKQWRRLCSARNCDKESQKKGLCSRHLSSQTDMSKLRNSDSITPDNSSTCSLPPHDYHWPDNMDDSDVEAASALMSLSRCTTPFSEPSTPLLKSPRKLVSPYVARAFSVSPPMCSNVLTSSFAYQSTPKISPSHGNSSYPVSPDSGIFLHSRDDKSACSSPSKSFSTSKLNMETKLPPLDGFSPIDPSTSSTLQSLRSPVAVQAFKPLMPLPSTTASVTVKPSAVPLGSDVSVFAKPVGALRDESGSLSPNTDCVTLPLSNVQSPVKLSWSIPGKTPKIPEKETPPKNMKKTGKGSVEHVRRPMNAFMIFSKKHRQIVHQKNPNQDNRTVSKILGEMWYALTPEEQQKYRKQAEEVKEAHYKNNPEWKWSSKDKKANRKSKTEAAITSSEYSAAPYVESPKKNNISAEQLQLECKEEPPSEFDFNPKKFYHSTTSQFNTSPTKSPYTKTRITKSKALNFEGREPDDNERERSSIHVEKQQQALFDGVNLKNLSSSSICLPVKISSEVSPSAAPKAFSISELMKDDKNSNQTDRSMSLLTQQGIDVNINNAQSVLIFNTSCKNSSGAPISHSQEELAMMNYNRSVAGQNLLLIPTSLSQKNMSASAVPWMSSPTMKNDLAEKNYSISLGMSGTFPTVTGQRNSSGARIRFDDSKTRVVFDQRTKSEPCTPTPSSPLKKSILKKQAVDGVERYNNIVNLSSVFTRTYEEEHFQHLSQFFSTSESTPPHVTSVNTTPASSAGTNFKTAITDAGITSLSPITSNRQILDKRRSLVMQLFEAHGYYPQDNVAVAFQQAHKDLFPSKWSLQVKIREVRQNIMKKSSPLKSVKEV; from the exons ATGCTCATTCAGAATTTTAATCACTTGGGAAACTCCAGGAATGAAGCAAGATGGAGGACCGTGCTGAAAAAAAGGGTGATGATTTCTAAGCACTAT aaTTCTATGGACAGGATGATACCATTAGATAACTATATATCAACACATTATTCTGGGTTTTACCAGAAAGAACAAAAAACTCGAACTAtgatttcaagaaaacgaagtgTCAATGGAATCTCAAGCGATTTAACAACAAGGAACTGCTCAAATGAATCTTGcagtcaagaaaaaaaaaggaagtCAAAAATGAGAAAGGTCACAACATATAAACTAATTTCATCTGAAGTTCTTGGTAAACATGGTAGTTTTTATGTCCCAGGATGTGTTACCAATTTTAAGTCATCTGGCGAATTAAAAGTTACATTTGATAATGATGATTTGGTACCCTATGTATTTGATCTATCCTGTTCTAATGAAGATGTTATATTAAACAGTGCACCCAACAGATCTGCTGTATCAGTAGGTAATTCTGTGtgtgtaaaaattgaaaaagaggAGGACATTTTTGTTAAATCTGTAGTGCTCGAAATAAAAGACAGGCCTTTAAAATATAAGGTCAAAATTCTAAATCCAAATGGTAATATTACGGAAGAAAAGTGGGTTACACGTAGTGATTTACGTAGTTTTGAATTACCCattgtaaaagaaaaagatgTAACCGATTATGATGATGAGGAGACTGATTCTGCAGTgtctgaaactgaaatggacttAGAAGTTGATGAGGTATTCACAACTTTAACAAATCGAATTGGGTCTCAACCGTCATCCAGCCGCAGTTCCACTCCACAGAGCCGTGGTTCACGTTCTAGTAGAGCCACAACACCTCATATGTATAAAAAGGGAGAAATAGTTATTGCATCTGATGGAtttcgaaaaaaatttaatggaaAACAATGGAGGCGGTTATGCTCTGCTCGTAATTGTGACAAAGAATCACAGAAAAAAGGTCTTTGTTCAAGACACTTATCATCGCAAACCGATATGTCCAAACTACGCAACTCTGATTCTATCACTCCAGACAACTCTAGCACTTGTAGTTTACCACCACATGATTATCACTGGCCTGATAATATGGATGATTCTGATGTTGAAGCTGCTTCTGCATTAATGAGCCTGAGTAGATGTACAACACCATTTTCAGAACCATCTACTCCTCTACTAAAGTCACCTAGGAAATTAGTATCACCATATGTGGCCCGAGCATTTAGTGTCAGTCCACCAATGTGCAGCAATGTTTTAACATCAAGTTTTGCTTACCAAAGTACCCCAAAAATATCTCCAAGTCATGGAAATTCATCCTATCCAGTGAGTCCAGATTCTGGGATATTTCTACATTCTCGTGATGATAAATCAGCATGTTCATCACCATCAAAATCATTTAGTACGTCAAAGCTCAACATGGAAACAAAACTTCCACCACTTGATGGGTTTTCACCAATAGACCCATCTACATCATCAACTTTACAATCATTAAGATCTCCAGTTGCTGTTCAAGCTTTTAAACCATTGATGCCATTGCCTTCTACAACTGCATCAGTAACAGTAAAACCTAGTGCAGTACCACTTGGCTCAGATGTTAGCGTTTTTGCAAAACCAGTTGGAGCTTTACGTGATGAGTCTGGATCATTAAGTCCAAATACAGATTGTGTAACATTACCATTATCTAATGTCCAGAGTCCTGTGAAACTGTCTTGGTCAATACCTGGAAAAACCCCAAAGATACCAGAGAAGGAGACACCaccaaaaaatatgaaaaag actggaaaaggcagTGTAGAGCATGTTCGACGACCCATGAATGCATTTATGATATTCAGTAAAAAGCATCGGCAAATTGTGCATCAAAAAAATCCAAACCAAGACAATCGAACTGTTTCAAAGATTCTTGGTGAAATGTGGTATGCGCTCACACCAGAAGAGCAACAAAAATACAGAAAACAGGCTGAAGAG GTGAAGGAAGCTCACTACAAAAATAATCCAGAGTGGAAGTGGTCATCAAAAGATAAAAAGGCTAACAGAAAAAGTAAAACAGAGGCTGCTATAA cgtCTTCCGAATATAGTGCAGCACCTTATGTCGAAAGTCCAAAG aaaaacaatatttcagCAGAGCAACTGCAATTGGAATGCAAGGAGGAACCCCCTTCCGAATTTGATTTTAATCCTAAAAAGTTTTATCATTCAACTACCTCACAATTCAATACATCACCTACGAAAAGTCCTTACACAAAAACACGTATAACAAAAAGTAAAGCTTTAAATTTTGAAGGGAGAGAACCAGACGACAATGAAAGGGAACGATCTTCGATCCACGTGGAAAAACAACAGCAAGCTTTGTTTGACGGTGtaaatcttaaaaatttatCGTCCTCATCGATCTGTTTGCCAGTTAAAATTTCATCAGAAGTTTCCCCATCAGCAGCTCCAAAGGCTTTCTCGATATCAGAGTTGATGAAAGATGACAAGAACTCGAATCAAACTGACCGTTCCATGAGTTTGCTGACACAACAAGGTATCGATGTAAATATTAACAATGCACAATCTGTTTTGATATTTAACACATCATGCAAAAACTCCTCGGGTGCACCTATTTCACACTCGCAGGAAGAGTTAGCGATGATGAACTACAATCGCAGTGTGGCGGGCCAGAATCTATTATTGATTCCCACATCGTTAAGTCAGAAAAACATGTCTGCGTCTGCAGTTCCGTGGATGTCCTCCCCCACTATGAAAAACGATCTAGCCGAGAAAAATTACAGCATCTCACTTGGAATGTCTGGTACATTTCCTACAGTGACTGGCCAAAGAAATTCTTCGGGTGCTAGAATACGATTTGACGATTCAAAGACACGAGTTGTTTTTGATCAAAGGACAAAATCGGAACCGTGTACACCCACACCAAGCAGTCCACTCAAGAAATCAATCCTAAAAAAACAAGCTGTAGATGGAGTGGAAAGGTACAACAATATTGTAAATCTGTCCAGTGTGTTTACAAG AACATACGAGGAGGAGCATTTTCAACACTTGTCTCAATTTTTCTCAACATCAGAAAGCACTCCTCCGCATGTAACGTCTGTTAATACTACTCCCGCCTCGAGTGCTGGTACTAATTTTAAAACAGCTATCACAGATGCAGGGATCACTTCCCTTTCGCCAATAACTTCGAATCGACAAATTTTAGACAAACGGAGGAGTTTGGTGATGCAGCTATTCGAAGCGCACGGCTACTATCCGCAAGATAACGTAGCTGTTGCTTTTCAGCAGGCTCATAAAGATCTCTTTCCGTCTAAGTGGAGTTTGCAAGTCAAAATTCGAGAGGTGCGGCAAAACATCATGAAGAAAAGCAG TCCGTTAAAATcggtgaaagaggtttaa
- the LOC130635815 gene encoding protein capicua homolog isoform X3, with protein sequence MDRMIPLDNYISTHYSGFYQKEQKTRTMISRKRSVNGISSDLTTRNCSNESCSQEKKRKSKMRKVTTYKLISSEVLGKHGSFYVPGCVTNFKSSGELKVTFDNDDLVPYVFDLSCSNEDVILNSAPNRSAVSVGNSVCVKIEKEEDIFVKSVVLEIKDRPLKYKVKILNPNGNITEEKWVTRSDLRSFELPIVKEKDVTDYDDEETDSAVSETEMDLEVDEVFTTLTNRIGSQPSSSRSSTPQSRGSRSSRATTPHMYKKGEIVIASDGFRKKFNGKQWRRLCSARNCDKESQKKGLCSRHLSSQTDMSKLRNSDSITPDNSSTCSLPPHDYHWPDNMDDSDVEAASALMSLSRCTTPFSEPSTPLLKSPRKLVSPYVARAFSVSPPMCSNVLTSSFAYQSTPKISPSHGNSSYPVSPDSGIFLHSRDDKSACSSPSKSFSTSKLNMETKLPPLDGFSPIDPSTSSTLQSLRSPVAVQAFKPLMPLPSTTASVTVKPSAVPLGSDVSVFAKPVGALRDESGSLSPNTDCVTLPLSNVQSPVKLSWSIPGKTPKIPEKETPPKNMKKTGKGSVEHVRRPMNAFMIFSKKHRQIVHQKNPNQDNRTVSKILGEMWYALTPEEQQKYRKQAEEVKEAHYKNNPEWKWSSKDKKANRKSKTEAAITSSEYSAAPYVESPKKNNISAEQLQLECKEEPPSEFDFNPKKFYHSTTSQFNTSPTKSPYTKTRITKSKALNFEGREPDDNERERSSIHVEKQQQALFDGVNLKNLSSSSICLPVKISSEVSPSAAPKAFSISELMKDDKNSNQTDRSMSLLTQQGIDVNINNAQSVLIFNTSCKNSSGAPISHSQEELAMMNYNRSVAGQNLLLIPTSLSQKNMSASAVPWMSSPTMKNDLAEKNYSISLGMSGTFPTVTGQRNSSGARIRFDDSKTRVVFDQRTKSEPCTPTPSSPLKKSILKKQAVDGVERYNNIVNLSSVFTRTYEEEHFQHLSQFFSTSESTPPHVTSVNTTPASSAGTNFKTAITDAGITSLSPITSNRQILDKRRSLVMQLFEAHGYYPQDNVAVAFQQAHKDLFPSKWSLQVKIREVRQNIMKKSSPLKSVKEV encoded by the exons ATGGACAGGATGATACCATTAGATAACTATATATCAACACATTATTCTGGGTTTTACCAGAAAGAACAAAAAACTCGAACTAtgatttcaagaaaacgaagtgTCAATGGAATCTCAAGCGATTTAACAACAAGGAACTGCTCAAATGAATCTTGcagtcaagaaaaaaaaaggaagtCAAAAATGAGAAAGGTCACAACATATAAACTAATTTCATCTGAAGTTCTTGGTAAACATGGTAGTTTTTATGTCCCAGGATGTGTTACCAATTTTAAGTCATCTGGCGAATTAAAAGTTACATTTGATAATGATGATTTGGTACCCTATGTATTTGATCTATCCTGTTCTAATGAAGATGTTATATTAAACAGTGCACCCAACAGATCTGCTGTATCAGTAGGTAATTCTGTGtgtgtaaaaattgaaaaagaggAGGACATTTTTGTTAAATCTGTAGTGCTCGAAATAAAAGACAGGCCTTTAAAATATAAGGTCAAAATTCTAAATCCAAATGGTAATATTACGGAAGAAAAGTGGGTTACACGTAGTGATTTACGTAGTTTTGAATTACCCattgtaaaagaaaaagatgTAACCGATTATGATGATGAGGAGACTGATTCTGCAGTgtctgaaactgaaatggacttAGAAGTTGATGAGGTATTCACAACTTTAACAAATCGAATTGGGTCTCAACCGTCATCCAGCCGCAGTTCCACTCCACAGAGCCGTGGTTCACGTTCTAGTAGAGCCACAACACCTCATATGTATAAAAAGGGAGAAATAGTTATTGCATCTGATGGAtttcgaaaaaaatttaatggaaAACAATGGAGGCGGTTATGCTCTGCTCGTAATTGTGACAAAGAATCACAGAAAAAAGGTCTTTGTTCAAGACACTTATCATCGCAAACCGATATGTCCAAACTACGCAACTCTGATTCTATCACTCCAGACAACTCTAGCACTTGTAGTTTACCACCACATGATTATCACTGGCCTGATAATATGGATGATTCTGATGTTGAAGCTGCTTCTGCATTAATGAGCCTGAGTAGATGTACAACACCATTTTCAGAACCATCTACTCCTCTACTAAAGTCACCTAGGAAATTAGTATCACCATATGTGGCCCGAGCATTTAGTGTCAGTCCACCAATGTGCAGCAATGTTTTAACATCAAGTTTTGCTTACCAAAGTACCCCAAAAATATCTCCAAGTCATGGAAATTCATCCTATCCAGTGAGTCCAGATTCTGGGATATTTCTACATTCTCGTGATGATAAATCAGCATGTTCATCACCATCAAAATCATTTAGTACGTCAAAGCTCAACATGGAAACAAAACTTCCACCACTTGATGGGTTTTCACCAATAGACCCATCTACATCATCAACTTTACAATCATTAAGATCTCCAGTTGCTGTTCAAGCTTTTAAACCATTGATGCCATTGCCTTCTACAACTGCATCAGTAACAGTAAAACCTAGTGCAGTACCACTTGGCTCAGATGTTAGCGTTTTTGCAAAACCAGTTGGAGCTTTACGTGATGAGTCTGGATCATTAAGTCCAAATACAGATTGTGTAACATTACCATTATCTAATGTCCAGAGTCCTGTGAAACTGTCTTGGTCAATACCTGGAAAAACCCCAAAGATACCAGAGAAGGAGACACCaccaaaaaatatgaaaaag actggaaaaggcagTGTAGAGCATGTTCGACGACCCATGAATGCATTTATGATATTCAGTAAAAAGCATCGGCAAATTGTGCATCAAAAAAATCCAAACCAAGACAATCGAACTGTTTCAAAGATTCTTGGTGAAATGTGGTATGCGCTCACACCAGAAGAGCAACAAAAATACAGAAAACAGGCTGAAGAG GTGAAGGAAGCTCACTACAAAAATAATCCAGAGTGGAAGTGGTCATCAAAAGATAAAAAGGCTAACAGAAAAAGTAAAACAGAGGCTGCTATAA cgtCTTCCGAATATAGTGCAGCACCTTATGTCGAAAGTCCAAAG aaaaacaatatttcagCAGAGCAACTGCAATTGGAATGCAAGGAGGAACCCCCTTCCGAATTTGATTTTAATCCTAAAAAGTTTTATCATTCAACTACCTCACAATTCAATACATCACCTACGAAAAGTCCTTACACAAAAACACGTATAACAAAAAGTAAAGCTTTAAATTTTGAAGGGAGAGAACCAGACGACAATGAAAGGGAACGATCTTCGATCCACGTGGAAAAACAACAGCAAGCTTTGTTTGACGGTGtaaatcttaaaaatttatCGTCCTCATCGATCTGTTTGCCAGTTAAAATTTCATCAGAAGTTTCCCCATCAGCAGCTCCAAAGGCTTTCTCGATATCAGAGTTGATGAAAGATGACAAGAACTCGAATCAAACTGACCGTTCCATGAGTTTGCTGACACAACAAGGTATCGATGTAAATATTAACAATGCACAATCTGTTTTGATATTTAACACATCATGCAAAAACTCCTCGGGTGCACCTATTTCACACTCGCAGGAAGAGTTAGCGATGATGAACTACAATCGCAGTGTGGCGGGCCAGAATCTATTATTGATTCCCACATCGTTAAGTCAGAAAAACATGTCTGCGTCTGCAGTTCCGTGGATGTCCTCCCCCACTATGAAAAACGATCTAGCCGAGAAAAATTACAGCATCTCACTTGGAATGTCTGGTACATTTCCTACAGTGACTGGCCAAAGAAATTCTTCGGGTGCTAGAATACGATTTGACGATTCAAAGACACGAGTTGTTTTTGATCAAAGGACAAAATCGGAACCGTGTACACCCACACCAAGCAGTCCACTCAAGAAATCAATCCTAAAAAAACAAGCTGTAGATGGAGTGGAAAGGTACAACAATATTGTAAATCTGTCCAGTGTGTTTACAAG AACATACGAGGAGGAGCATTTTCAACACTTGTCTCAATTTTTCTCAACATCAGAAAGCACTCCTCCGCATGTAACGTCTGTTAATACTACTCCCGCCTCGAGTGCTGGTACTAATTTTAAAACAGCTATCACAGATGCAGGGATCACTTCCCTTTCGCCAATAACTTCGAATCGACAAATTTTAGACAAACGGAGGAGTTTGGTGATGCAGCTATTCGAAGCGCACGGCTACTATCCGCAAGATAACGTAGCTGTTGCTTTTCAGCAGGCTCATAAAGATCTCTTTCCGTCTAAGTGGAGTTTGCAAGTCAAAATTCGAGAGGTGCGGCAAAACATCATGAAGAAAAGCAG TCCGTTAAAATcggtgaaagaggtttaa
- the LOC130635815 gene encoding uncharacterized protein LOC130635815 isoform X2 → MLIQNFNHLGNSRNEARWRTVLKKRVMISKHYNSMDRMIPLDNYISTHYSGFYQKEQKTRTMISRKRSVNGISSDLTTRNCSNESCSQEKKRKSKMRKVTTYKLISSEVLGKHGSFYVPGCVTNFKSSGELKVTFDNDDLVPYVFDLSCSNEDVILNSAPNRSAVSVGNSVCVKIEKEEDIFVKSVVLEIKDRPLKYKVKILNPNGNITEEKWVTRSDLRSFELPIVKEKDVTDYDDEETDSAVSETEMDLEVDEVFTTLTNRIGSQPSSSRSSTPQSRGSRSSRATTPHMYKKGEIVIASDGFRKKFNGKQWRRLCSARNCDKESQKKGLCSRHLSSQTDMSKLRNSDSITPDNSSTCSLPPHDYHWPDNMDDSDVEAASALMSLSRCTTPFSEPSTPLLKSPRKLVSPYVARAFSVSPPMCSNVLTSSFAYQSTPKISPSHGNSSYPVSPDSGIFLHSRDDKSACSSPSKSFSTSKLNMETKLPPLDGFSPIDPSTSSTLQSLRSPVAVQAFKPLMPLPSTTASVTVKPSAVPLGSDVSVFAKPVGALRDESGSLSPNTDCVTLPLSNVQSPVKLSWSIPGKTPKIPEKETPPKNMKKTGKGSVEHVRRPMNAFMIFSKKHRQIVHQKNPNQDNRTVSKILGEMWYALTPEEQQKYRKQAEEVKEAHYKNNPEWKWSSKDKKANRKSKTEAAITSSEYSAAPYVESPKKNNISAEQLQLECKEEPPSEFDFNPKKFYHSTTSQFNTSPTKSPYTKTRITKSKALNFEGREPDDNERERSSIHVEKQQQALFDGVNLKNLSSSSICLPVKISSEVSPSAAPKAFSISELMKDDKNSNQTDRSMSLLTQQGIDVNINNAQSVLIFNTSCKNSSGAPISHSQEELAMMNYNRSVAGQNLLLIPTSLSQKNMSASAVPWMSSPTMKNDLAEKNYSISLGMSGTFPTVTGQRNSSGARIRFDDSKTRVVFDQRTKSEPCTPTPSSPLKKSILKKQAVDGVERTYEEEHFQHLSQFFSTSESTPPHVTSVNTTPASSAGTNFKTAITDAGITSLSPITSNRQILDKRRSLVMQLFEAHGYYPQDNVAVAFQQAHKDLFPSKWSLQVKIREVRQNIMKKSSPLKSVKEV, encoded by the exons ATGCTCATTCAGAATTTTAATCACTTGGGAAACTCCAGGAATGAAGCAAGATGGAGGACCGTGCTGAAAAAAAGGGTGATGATTTCTAAGCACTAT aaTTCTATGGACAGGATGATACCATTAGATAACTATATATCAACACATTATTCTGGGTTTTACCAGAAAGAACAAAAAACTCGAACTAtgatttcaagaaaacgaagtgTCAATGGAATCTCAAGCGATTTAACAACAAGGAACTGCTCAAATGAATCTTGcagtcaagaaaaaaaaaggaagtCAAAAATGAGAAAGGTCACAACATATAAACTAATTTCATCTGAAGTTCTTGGTAAACATGGTAGTTTTTATGTCCCAGGATGTGTTACCAATTTTAAGTCATCTGGCGAATTAAAAGTTACATTTGATAATGATGATTTGGTACCCTATGTATTTGATCTATCCTGTTCTAATGAAGATGTTATATTAAACAGTGCACCCAACAGATCTGCTGTATCAGTAGGTAATTCTGTGtgtgtaaaaattgaaaaagaggAGGACATTTTTGTTAAATCTGTAGTGCTCGAAATAAAAGACAGGCCTTTAAAATATAAGGTCAAAATTCTAAATCCAAATGGTAATATTACGGAAGAAAAGTGGGTTACACGTAGTGATTTACGTAGTTTTGAATTACCCattgtaaaagaaaaagatgTAACCGATTATGATGATGAGGAGACTGATTCTGCAGTgtctgaaactgaaatggacttAGAAGTTGATGAGGTATTCACAACTTTAACAAATCGAATTGGGTCTCAACCGTCATCCAGCCGCAGTTCCACTCCACAGAGCCGTGGTTCACGTTCTAGTAGAGCCACAACACCTCATATGTATAAAAAGGGAGAAATAGTTATTGCATCTGATGGAtttcgaaaaaaatttaatggaaAACAATGGAGGCGGTTATGCTCTGCTCGTAATTGTGACAAAGAATCACAGAAAAAAGGTCTTTGTTCAAGACACTTATCATCGCAAACCGATATGTCCAAACTACGCAACTCTGATTCTATCACTCCAGACAACTCTAGCACTTGTAGTTTACCACCACATGATTATCACTGGCCTGATAATATGGATGATTCTGATGTTGAAGCTGCTTCTGCATTAATGAGCCTGAGTAGATGTACAACACCATTTTCAGAACCATCTACTCCTCTACTAAAGTCACCTAGGAAATTAGTATCACCATATGTGGCCCGAGCATTTAGTGTCAGTCCACCAATGTGCAGCAATGTTTTAACATCAAGTTTTGCTTACCAAAGTACCCCAAAAATATCTCCAAGTCATGGAAATTCATCCTATCCAGTGAGTCCAGATTCTGGGATATTTCTACATTCTCGTGATGATAAATCAGCATGTTCATCACCATCAAAATCATTTAGTACGTCAAAGCTCAACATGGAAACAAAACTTCCACCACTTGATGGGTTTTCACCAATAGACCCATCTACATCATCAACTTTACAATCATTAAGATCTCCAGTTGCTGTTCAAGCTTTTAAACCATTGATGCCATTGCCTTCTACAACTGCATCAGTAACAGTAAAACCTAGTGCAGTACCACTTGGCTCAGATGTTAGCGTTTTTGCAAAACCAGTTGGAGCTTTACGTGATGAGTCTGGATCATTAAGTCCAAATACAGATTGTGTAACATTACCATTATCTAATGTCCAGAGTCCTGTGAAACTGTCTTGGTCAATACCTGGAAAAACCCCAAAGATACCAGAGAAGGAGACACCaccaaaaaatatgaaaaag actggaaaaggcagTGTAGAGCATGTTCGACGACCCATGAATGCATTTATGATATTCAGTAAAAAGCATCGGCAAATTGTGCATCAAAAAAATCCAAACCAAGACAATCGAACTGTTTCAAAGATTCTTGGTGAAATGTGGTATGCGCTCACACCAGAAGAGCAACAAAAATACAGAAAACAGGCTGAAGAG GTGAAGGAAGCTCACTACAAAAATAATCCAGAGTGGAAGTGGTCATCAAAAGATAAAAAGGCTAACAGAAAAAGTAAAACAGAGGCTGCTATAA cgtCTTCCGAATATAGTGCAGCACCTTATGTCGAAAGTCCAAAG aaaaacaatatttcagCAGAGCAACTGCAATTGGAATGCAAGGAGGAACCCCCTTCCGAATTTGATTTTAATCCTAAAAAGTTTTATCATTCAACTACCTCACAATTCAATACATCACCTACGAAAAGTCCTTACACAAAAACACGTATAACAAAAAGTAAAGCTTTAAATTTTGAAGGGAGAGAACCAGACGACAATGAAAGGGAACGATCTTCGATCCACGTGGAAAAACAACAGCAAGCTTTGTTTGACGGTGtaaatcttaaaaatttatCGTCCTCATCGATCTGTTTGCCAGTTAAAATTTCATCAGAAGTTTCCCCATCAGCAGCTCCAAAGGCTTTCTCGATATCAGAGTTGATGAAAGATGACAAGAACTCGAATCAAACTGACCGTTCCATGAGTTTGCTGACACAACAAGGTATCGATGTAAATATTAACAATGCACAATCTGTTTTGATATTTAACACATCATGCAAAAACTCCTCGGGTGCACCTATTTCACACTCGCAGGAAGAGTTAGCGATGATGAACTACAATCGCAGTGTGGCGGGCCAGAATCTATTATTGATTCCCACATCGTTAAGTCAGAAAAACATGTCTGCGTCTGCAGTTCCGTGGATGTCCTCCCCCACTATGAAAAACGATCTAGCCGAGAAAAATTACAGCATCTCACTTGGAATGTCTGGTACATTTCCTACAGTGACTGGCCAAAGAAATTCTTCGGGTGCTAGAATACGATTTGACGATTCAAAGACACGAGTTGTTTTTGATCAAAGGACAAAATCGGAACCGTGTACACCCACACCAAGCAGTCCACTCAAGAAATCAATCCTAAAAAAACAAGCTGTAGATGGAGTGGAAAG AACATACGAGGAGGAGCATTTTCAACACTTGTCTCAATTTTTCTCAACATCAGAAAGCACTCCTCCGCATGTAACGTCTGTTAATACTACTCCCGCCTCGAGTGCTGGTACTAATTTTAAAACAGCTATCACAGATGCAGGGATCACTTCCCTTTCGCCAATAACTTCGAATCGACAAATTTTAGACAAACGGAGGAGTTTGGTGATGCAGCTATTCGAAGCGCACGGCTACTATCCGCAAGATAACGTAGCTGTTGCTTTTCAGCAGGCTCATAAAGATCTCTTTCCGTCTAAGTGGAGTTTGCAAGTCAAAATTCGAGAGGTGCGGCAAAACATCATGAAGAAAAGCAG TCCGTTAAAATcggtgaaagaggtttaa